In the Acomys russatus chromosome 13, mAcoRus1.1, whole genome shotgun sequence genome, one interval contains:
- the LOC127197740 gene encoding sulfotransferase 6B1-like: MSSRSQTRLLHKHMGVLFSTMSSEELLDSLDSFEAREDDIFLVSYPKSGTHWVAEIIENIPNAGIALTSPIELGNISKFEELKMIPKRRVIPTHLNYSMLPVTAKQKQCKIIYIVRNPKDTAVSLFHYYRDNPNLPSMESWASFLELFLRGDVVYGSWFDHVLSWEEHKNDKNVLFLFYEEMKKDFVKSLKKITAFLGINVNDSEISKITQNTSFSEMKSNAAKENCDPNHVICALTSNRNLVFRKGVVGDWINYFTPKQKRAFDELFTEKMKSSEVGRCVKEYV, translated from the exons ATGTCATCCCGGAGCCAGACACGTCTCCTTCACAAGCACATGGGCGTCCTGTTCTCTACCATGTCCTCAGAAGAACTCCTTGACTCCTTGGACTCTTTTGAAGCGAGAGAAGATGACATATTTCTGGTTTCTTACCCCAAATctg GTACCCACTGGGTGGCAGAAATCATTGAGAACATTCCCAATGCTGGCATTGCTCTCACATCGCCTATTGAACTGGGAAACATTTCTAAATTTGAAGAGCTAAAAATGATTCCTAAGAGAAGAGTCATCCCAACGCATCTCAACTATAGCATGCTTCCTGTGACTGCCAAACAAAAGCAATGCAAG attatcTACATCGTCAGAAATCCGAAGGATACAGCCGTGTCCCTGTTCCACTATTACAGAGACAACCCCAACCTTCCTTCCATGGAATCATGGGCTTCATTTTTAGAGCTGTTCCTCAGAGGAGACG TTGTATATGGCTCCTGGTTTGATCACGTTTTGAGCTGGGAAGaacacaaaaatgacaaaaacgtCCTCTTCCTGTTctatgaagaaatgaagaaa GACTTTGTTAAGAGCCTAAAGAAGATAACTGCTTTTCTTGGCATCAATGTCAATGACAGTGAGATAAGTAAGATCACTCAGAATACTTCGTTCAGTGAAATGAAAAGTAACGCTGCCAAAGAGAACTGTGATCCGAATCACGTCATCTGTGCCCTCACATCCAACAGGAACCTAGTGTTCAGGAAAG GAGTGGTGGGTGATTGGATAAACTACTTCACTCCAAAGCAGAAGAGAGCCTTTGATGAACTATTCACAGAGAAGATGAAAAGCAGCGAAGTGGGAAGATGTGTGAAGGAGTATGTGTAA